Genomic DNA from Prosthecobacter sp. SYSU 5D2:
ATTCAAGACCGGTGTCACCACCCTCTTCAACTCCGATCACGACGATACCCTGAAAATGGGCGCAGGTGCAGACCCTGCCTACATCGAGACCAATCATGGTCGCGTCATTGACGGCAAAAACACCAAAGCCCAATACGTCCGCCTTTACAGCAATGGCAACACCTCCAACGAGATGAACCACTACTGCGAAGTCGCCGTCTATGGCGTTCCTGGGCAGTAAGCCTTCAGGGAGGTTAGTCCCCTTTTGTTTTAAAACCGCCGCCAGTTCGTTCTGGCGGCGGTTTTTTGTTTTTTGAAGAGCGCGGCGGCGGAAGGCAATCCAATCGCCAGATTTCGTGAAACTTCATCCCTGACCAAACCCTCAAAGGGCAGTCTTTAATCAGGATTAACCTGCAAGCTGTTCATCGCAGCGGCGGCACCGAACACCATGAGTCCGATCACCATCACGATCCCCAGACCAATTCCAACCAGGGTCAGCACACCGATGATTTTCCAGAACGAGCGCTGGGTGTTCAAGGCCATCACCAGGTCAGCAGAGGCACGGCTGACAGCCAGCCTGGCAATCTGGGTCCCATAGGCCCACAGCTTGACCGCCGGAAAGATATAAAAGAGGGCCATCAAGACATACATGACGGAGACGCCGATCAGAGGACCTGCTTCCGCAGCTCCCGTCGTACCACTGAAGCCAGCAACAGCGCCCAAGCCCATGGCCAAGCCACTCAGCAGCATGAGAATGGCCGAAATCCAAAGCAGCACCGAAACCAGGCGCACCCAAAACTTGGTGCGCACAAGCGGAGTGATCACATCTTGGGGCACGGTTTCCATTTCAGTGCCGGAGGATCCAAAGAGATTGGCAGACGGAGACGTATAGGGATTGCTTTCCATAGTTTAAGTAGGCTGAGGTTGTGACCCAAGCCCGTTTCTGACGGGCGGCTGGGATGAATGCCAGTGTGAAGACATTCCCATTCAAGGCAATCATCACTTTTGACAGCCCCCTATGTTCCTTGAACACACAGCCCAGGAATCAGCAGACCAGTTTCGTCAGCCGCTGAATCACTTCACTACCACCGCTAAGGCTTTCGGAGACAGCAGTTGCTGCAGAGGCTTCGGATAGACGCCCACGGCAATGATGACCACCGCCAGGACCAGAGCACCGGCTTTTGTCCCCAAGGAGAGACGCAGAGGCTCAAGCGTCTGCGCGTCGCTGGTGTACATGACCAGGATGGTCCGGAAATAATAATAAAAACCGGCGGCCGCACCGATGACTGCGCAGACCAGCGCGCCCCATGCAGCCTGGTCCACCAAGCCGATGAAGACAAACAGCTTGCCCATGAAACCGGCCGTCAGCGGCAGGCCTGCGAGTGAAGCCAGGGCAATGGTCATGAGCAGGGCCAGCAGGGGACTGCGTTTGGCCAGGCCCCGGAAATCACGCAGGTCTTCCCCGCCGCCGCTGGCGCGGATGAGGGCCAAGACCAGGAAGCTGAGGACCGTCATGGGCAGATAGGTGGCCAGATAGAATGCCACCACACCGCCAGAACCAAGGTCAAACCGGGCGGAACCCGCGCTCAGGGCCAGGAGCAGATAACCCGCGTGGCTGATGCTGGAATACGCCAGCAGGCGCTTGATGCTCGTCTGGAAAATGGCAGGCAGGCTGCCCAGGAGGACTGTGGCCGCACCGATGATGATCAGCAAGGCGTGCACTTCATTGGCAATGATGGAACCCTGGGCGGTGAAGGCTTCCACTGTACGTGTCAGCACCACAAAACCGGCCGCTTTGGACCCGACCGAGAGGAAGACCGTCACCGGAATCGGCGCGCCCTGATAGACATCCGGGACCCACATTTGGAAAGGAGCCGCAGCCACCTTGAAACCCAGGCCTGCAATCAGAAACGCAGCCCCAAGAAGCGCGGCCTGCTTGGAGACTGACCCACCGGCCAGAGCCGCAGAAATGCCCTCAAAACTCAGAGCTCCCGTGGATCCATAGACCCAGGCAATGCCATAGATCAGCACGCCAGTACTCAGCGCTCCCAGAATCAAATACTTCACCCCGGCCTCCAGCGCCAGATTGCTCTTGCGGGCAAAAGCGACGAGCACATAAAAAGACACGGTGACCAGTTCCAGACAGACAAACACGGTGACCAGATCCTTGGCGGAAGCCATCCACATCATGCCCACGCACACCAGCACCGGCAGACTGAACATCTCGCTGTAATTGCCGCCAGGGGCGAACTTGGTGAGGTAGGTGGCGCTTTCCACCGTCAGCCAAAGCACGATCAGGGTAATGACCAGGGCAAAGCCTTTGTAGAAGACAGCCAGGGTATCGAGCTGATGAAACGGCTGGATGTAAGCAGGCAGGTCAGCAGCGGATTTGGAAGCAAACAGGAACAGCACCAAGGCCAGCGCCACACCGCTGATGCTGATGGTGGACAGAGTGCGGCGGGTGATGGACGGAACCAGAGCCTCCAGGCTCAGCAGCGCCAGAGCAAAGACGACCAGGAAAATTTCGACGGAGAAAACGGACATGGAATCTAAAGAGCTTCGGTTTCTACATCGTAGCCACCGTGGCAGCAGAAAGGGACTTCAGCAGGCCGAGCAGAAGCCAGGGACAGCAACCGACGATGAGCAGGGCTGCGGCGAGAAGGAACAAAGGAATGCGCTGGCTGACGGCCGGGTCGTTCATGAACAGACCGGCGCTGGCCGTGCCCTGGAAGATGCTCCGGTAAGCACGCAGCATGTAAACCGCAGACATCACCACCCCCCACAGGGCCAAGATGACCGTCCACTGAAGAGGTCCCAGTTCGCTGCTGCCATCGCTGCCGAAAGCACCCAGGAAGATCATCACC
This window encodes:
- a CDS encoding DUF5362 family protein, with product MESNPYTSPSANLFGSSGTEMETVPQDVITPLVRTKFWVRLVSVLLWISAILMLLSGLAMGLGAVAGFSGTTGAAEAGPLIGVSVMYVLMALFYIFPAVKLWAYGTQIARLAVSRASADLVMALNTQRSFWKIIGVLTLVGIGLGIVMVIGLMVFGAAAAMNSLQVNPD
- a CDS encoding NADH-quinone oxidoreductase subunit N, translated to MSVFSVEIFLVVFALALLSLEALVPSITRRTLSTISISGVALALVLFLFASKSAADLPAYIQPFHQLDTLAVFYKGFALVITLIVLWLTVESATYLTKFAPGGNYSEMFSLPVLVCVGMMWMASAKDLVTVFVCLELVTVSFYVLVAFARKSNLALEAGVKYLILGALSTGVLIYGIAWVYGSTGALSFEGISAALAGGSVSKQAALLGAAFLIAGLGFKVAAAPFQMWVPDVYQGAPIPVTVFLSVGSKAAGFVVLTRTVEAFTAQGSIIANEVHALLIIIGAATVLLGSLPAIFQTSIKRLLAYSSISHAGYLLLALSAGSARFDLGSGGVVAFYLATYLPMTVLSFLVLALIRASGGGEDLRDFRGLAKRSPLLALLMTIALASLAGLPLTAGFMGKLFVFIGLVDQAAWGALVCAVIGAAAGFYYYFRTILVMYTSDAQTLEPLRLSLGTKAGALVLAVVIIAVGVYPKPLQQLLSPKALAVVVK